A window from Primulina eburnea isolate SZY01 chromosome 2, ASM2296580v1, whole genome shotgun sequence encodes these proteins:
- the LOC140822962 gene encoding UPF0664 stress-induced protein C29B12.11c yields MALNPQLFPNGIPVPFVNEMFVLARDGVEFEIDKITGAQGGNVKTKGTVYLSNIRMVFVANKPIGNFFAFDLPLLYVHGEKFNQPIFHCNNISGAVEPVVPENEHRALYSTHSFKILFKEGGCGTFIPLFFNLIASVRRYNQPASAPQVQLDPLQAAQTPVDEMMRHAYVDPNDPTRIFLQQPNSENQLRRRTYQPHNTENSI; encoded by the exons ATGGCTTTGAACCCTCAACTTTTTCCGAATGGTATTCCGGTGCCGTTTGTCAACGAAATGTTTGTGTTGGCCAGAGATGGTGTCGAATTCGAGATTGACAAGATCACAGG CGCTCAAGGTGGAAATGTTAAAACAAAAGGAACTGTTTACTTGTCAAACATCCGCATGGTCTTCGTGGCAAACAAACCAATTGGGAATTTTTTTGCCTTTGATTTGCCTCTG CTTTATGTTCATGGTGAAAAGTTTAACCAGCCAATATTCCATTGCAACAATATTTCTGGTGCTGTGGAACCT GTTGTACCTGAAAACGAGCACAGGGCTCTTTATTCGACCCATTCTTTCAAAATTCTGTTCAAGGAAGGTGGTTGTGGGACTTTTATACctctttttttcaatttaatcgCTTCTGTTAGACGATACAATCAGCCTGCCAGTGCACCGCAAGTTCAGTTGGATCCTCTCCAAGCAGCTCAAACACCTGTTGATGAGATGATGAGACATGC TTATGTTGATCCTAATGACCCTACAAGAATTTTCTTACAGCAGCCTAATTCTGAGAATCAGCTGAGGCGCCGCACTTACCAGCCGCATAATACCGAAAACTCGATATGA